A genome region from Thermococcus onnurineus NA1 includes the following:
- a CDS encoding 2-dehydropantoate 2-reductase: MKIYILGAGSIGSLFGALLTRAGNDVTLIGREDQVRAINENGLHVLGVEEFTVYPNASLYAPEEPPDLLILATKSYSTKTALECARNCIGPETWVLSIQNGLGNEELALKITPNVMGGITTNGAMLVGWGRVKWTGRGITVVGKYPTGTHPFVEEVAETFNGAGIETHTTENVIGWKWAKAIVNSVINGLGTVLEVKNGFLKDDPYLEGISVDIAREGCTVARQLGIEFEIHPLELLWDTIEKTRENYNSTLQDIKRRKRTEVDYIHGKIVEYARSVGLEAPRNELLWALIKAKEEQSR, from the coding sequence ATGAAGATTTACATCCTCGGTGCGGGTTCAATAGGTTCACTTTTCGGTGCCCTTCTGACGAGGGCTGGAAACGATGTAACGCTCATCGGCAGGGAGGATCAGGTGAGGGCGATAAATGAGAACGGTCTTCACGTCCTTGGCGTTGAGGAGTTCACAGTTTATCCCAATGCAAGCCTCTATGCTCCTGAAGAGCCCCCCGATCTTCTCATACTGGCCACAAAGTCGTATTCAACTAAAACTGCCCTGGAGTGCGCAAGGAACTGCATCGGCCCGGAAACTTGGGTGCTGAGTATACAGAACGGCCTCGGGAACGAGGAGTTAGCTTTGAAGATAACTCCAAACGTCATGGGGGGAATAACAACCAATGGGGCCATGCTGGTTGGGTGGGGCAGAGTGAAGTGGACCGGCAGGGGAATAACGGTCGTAGGAAAGTATCCTACCGGAACCCATCCCTTCGTGGAAGAGGTCGCGGAGACTTTTAACGGGGCCGGAATAGAAACGCACACAACCGAGAACGTTATCGGCTGGAAGTGGGCGAAGGCCATAGTCAACTCCGTCATCAATGGACTTGGAACTGTTCTCGAAGTGAAAAACGGCTTTCTGAAGGATGATCCCTACCTCGAGGGCATCTCTGTGGATATAGCGCGCGAAGGATGCACGGTGGCGCGGCAGCTGGGGATAGAGTTTGAGATCCACCCACTGGAGCTTCTCTGGGACACAATAGAGAAAACCCGTGAGAACTACAACTCAACCCTTCAAGACATAAAGAGAAGAAAGAGGACAGAGGTTGACTACATTCACGGAAAGATAGTGGAGTACGCGAGGAGTGTGGGGCTTGAAGCTCCAAGGAACGAGCTTCTCTGGGCGCTCATTAAGGCCAAGGAGGAGCAAAGTAGATAA
- a CDS encoding cation:proton antiporter → MELELILYLALMLAVAETFGWIFARIEQPVVLGQIIGGILLGMFFPPTTEVKDISMLGVLLLLFLAGLESSVDELKEAGKAGLSVAVVGVAIAFLMGFGIVYPFKGFEQALLYGALMTPTSVSLTVRVLMELDALKTVEGNTILTAAIVDDILGIVILSIVISMLVQGSINPIGIGLIFAKVIVFILAAIYVVPPAIDRLLRKVVHLGFADSTITLSMATLFAFAYLAEHMNLASILGAYLFGLSLSETEFRRPIFEHTRILAHSMFIPLFFVDVGMNIPLRSISEVGIFALVFSLGAIASKVIGCGLGALLAGLDRRQSLRVGIGMIPRMGVELAMLAIAMNAGIVGEDAYVVIVLMIFLSTLVTPPLLKMAFKEEASSEYSPNLLS, encoded by the coding sequence ATGGAACTCGAGCTGATACTCTACCTAGCTCTCATGCTCGCAGTTGCCGAGACCTTTGGATGGATATTCGCAAGGATAGAGCAACCCGTCGTCCTAGGCCAGATTATCGGCGGCATACTGCTCGGCATGTTCTTTCCCCCAACCACAGAAGTGAAGGATATTTCAATGCTCGGCGTCCTGCTCCTCCTCTTCCTTGCAGGTCTGGAAAGTAGCGTTGATGAGCTAAAGGAAGCCGGTAAAGCTGGACTCTCTGTGGCAGTGGTTGGAGTTGCAATTGCCTTCCTAATGGGTTTCGGCATTGTGTATCCCTTCAAGGGCTTTGAACAGGCTCTCCTATACGGTGCCCTGATGACCCCAACGAGCGTGAGCCTGACGGTTAGGGTTCTCATGGAGCTTGACGCGCTCAAGACTGTTGAGGGCAATACCATACTGACGGCCGCTATAGTCGATGATATTCTCGGCATAGTCATCCTGAGTATTGTCATTTCCATGCTTGTCCAGGGAAGCATTAATCCAATTGGGATAGGACTCATCTTTGCCAAGGTTATCGTCTTCATACTGGCCGCAATTTACGTTGTCCCGCCTGCGATAGACAGACTGCTGAGAAAGGTCGTCCACCTGGGCTTTGCAGATTCGACGATAACCCTATCGATGGCGACTCTCTTCGCTTTTGCCTATTTAGCGGAGCACATGAATTTAGCCTCTATCCTTGGAGCCTACCTCTTCGGTCTCAGTCTAAGCGAGACTGAATTCAGAAGGCCAATATTCGAGCACACAAGGATCCTGGCCCACTCTATGTTCATCCCGTTGTTCTTCGTTGACGTTGGCATGAACATCCCGCTCAGAAGCATCTCCGAGGTAGGGATCTTCGCACTGGTTTTCAGCCTCGGAGCGATAGCCAGCAAGGTTATAGGATGTGGCCTCGGAGCTCTCCTGGCCGGACTTGACCGCAGACAGTCGCTTAGGGTTGGAATAGGCATGATTCCAAGAATGGGCGTTGAGCTCGCGATGCTCGCCATAGCTATGAACGCTGGTATAGTCGGTGAGGATGCCTACGTGGTCATCGTGCTGATGATATTCCTGAGCACGCTTGTCACGCCGCCTCTCCTTAAGATGGCATTCAAAGAGGAAGCCTCATCGGAATACTCTCCCAACCTTTTGAGCTAG
- a CDS encoding nascent polypeptide-associated complex protein: MMGMNPRQMKKLMRQMGIKMEELENVEEVVIKLPDREIILRDVSAMVITAQGEKSYQIVAGREEVRPILKISEEDIQLVMEQAGVDYETAKKALEEAKGDLAEAILKLTEG; encoded by the coding sequence ATGATGGGAATGAACCCAAGGCAGATGAAGAAGCTCATGCGCCAGATGGGCATCAAGATGGAGGAGCTTGAAAACGTTGAGGAGGTCGTTATAAAGCTCCCAGACAGGGAGATAATCCTTCGTGACGTTTCAGCTATGGTGATAACCGCTCAGGGCGAGAAGAGCTACCAGATAGTTGCTGGCAGGGAGGAAGTAAGGCCAATCCTCAAGATTTCCGAGGAGGATATCCAACTCGTCATGGAGCAGGCGGGCGTTGACTACGAGACGGCAAAGAAGGCGCTGGAAGAGGCAAAGGGCGACCTCGCGGAGGCCATCCTCAAGCTCACTGAGGGCTGA
- a CDS encoding pyruvate/ketoisovalerate ferredoxin oxidoreductase subunit gamma, translating into MIEIRFHGRGGQGAVTAANILASAAFLEGKYVQAFPFFGVERRGAPVTAFTRIDEKPIRIKTQIYEPDIVVVLDPSLLDTVDVTAGLKDGGIVIVNTEKSKEEVLEKLKKKPAKLALVDATTIALEILGLPITNTAILGAVAKATGVVSLEHVQKAIQDVFSGALGEKNAKAAEEAFNKTVIYEL; encoded by the coding sequence ATGATAGAGATTCGTTTTCACGGTAGGGGTGGACAGGGTGCAGTTACGGCTGCCAACATATTAGCTTCAGCCGCTTTCCTTGAGGGCAAATACGTCCAGGCGTTCCCGTTCTTCGGAGTTGAGAGGCGTGGAGCACCTGTTACGGCATTCACCAGGATCGACGAGAAGCCCATCAGGATTAAGACCCAGATCTACGAACCTGACATAGTCGTCGTCCTTGATCCGTCCCTCCTCGACACTGTCGATGTCACCGCAGGTCTCAAGGACGGTGGAATCGTTATCGTCAACACCGAGAAAAGCAAGGAAGAAGTCCTCGAGAAGCTCAAGAAGAAGCCCGCCAAGCTTGCTCTGGTCGACGCCACCACCATAGCCCTTGAGATACTCGGCCTCCCGATCACTAACACCGCCATTCTCGGTGCCGTCGCCAAGGCCACTGGCGTTGTCAGCCTTGAGCACGTCCAGAAGGCCATCCAGGACGTCTTCTCCGGAGCCCTCGGCGAAAAGAATGCCAAGGCTGCAGAAGAGGCCTTCAACAAGACTGTCATTTACGAACTCTGA
- a CDS encoding RNA methyltransferase, translated as MKLNVILVEPEGPANIGMIARTMKNFGFNELVLINPNITEESYLYAVHARDVLERAAIVETFEEALGLVDLAVGTTGKPGKRYIPDRAPMMPWELAEALQGYSGRIGIFFGRESIGLKNEELERMDLTVTIPTSEIYPVMNLSQAVAVILYELAKGRRKAIHPSLEPATREEKEALIRTWGRLLDVLDYPKDPERREVFVKIFRRFVGRTILYGREVHTLIGPLRKAALRLEECGDAER; from the coding sequence ATGAAGCTCAATGTGATTCTGGTCGAACCTGAGGGGCCTGCAAACATAGGCATGATAGCAAGAACGATGAAGAACTTCGGCTTCAATGAGCTAGTCCTGATCAATCCCAACATCACTGAGGAGAGCTATCTCTATGCAGTCCACGCGCGGGACGTTCTAGAGAGGGCCGCCATCGTCGAGACCTTCGAGGAAGCACTGGGACTCGTGGATCTGGCTGTGGGCACTACCGGGAAGCCAGGGAAGCGCTACATCCCAGACAGGGCACCCATGATGCCCTGGGAATTGGCAGAAGCACTCCAGGGTTATTCAGGTAGGATTGGCATCTTCTTCGGGCGCGAGAGCATCGGCCTGAAGAACGAGGAGCTTGAGAGGATGGATCTAACGGTCACCATCCCGACAAGCGAGATTTACCCAGTCATGAACCTCAGCCAGGCCGTTGCGGTAATACTCTACGAGCTGGCCAAGGGCAGAAGGAAAGCCATCCACCCCTCGCTCGAACCGGCAACGCGGGAGGAGAAGGAGGCCCTCATCAGAACCTGGGGGAGGCTTTTGGACGTTCTGGATTACCCGAAGGACCCCGAGAGGAGAGAGGTTTTTGTCAAGATTTTCCGGCGCTTTGTGGGGCGAACCATCCTCTACGGAAGGGAGGTTCACACGCTCATCGGACCCTTGAGAAAAGCGGCGTTAAGACTGGAGGAATGTGGAGATGCTGAGCGTTGA
- the otg gene encoding methylated-DNA--protein-cysteine methyltransferase, producing the protein MLSVERFDIARKEVWIAVIFDEKIQGITFSLDGEGFLRERIANMAFFLKKRGVNVELTLLESDYPRLVRDVILGKLENEELLPELGFLGVTSFERRVYEWLTKRVKRGSVVTYGELAKTLGTSPRAIGGAMKRNPYPIVVPCHRVVAWDGPGYYTPKLEYKAFLLKLEGVEEWTSSKRT; encoded by the coding sequence ATGCTGAGCGTTGAGCGCTTTGATATTGCGAGGAAAGAAGTCTGGATCGCGGTGATTTTCGACGAGAAAATTCAAGGGATTACCTTCTCCCTAGATGGGGAGGGATTTCTGAGGGAGAGAATCGCCAACATGGCGTTCTTCCTCAAGAAAAGGGGTGTCAATGTCGAATTAACCCTGCTTGAGTCAGACTATCCCAGACTCGTCCGCGACGTCATTCTTGGAAAACTCGAGAACGAGGAGCTCCTTCCGGAGCTGGGTTTTCTGGGTGTAACATCCTTTGAGCGCCGTGTTTACGAATGGCTAACAAAAAGGGTTAAAAGAGGAAGCGTTGTAACGTATGGAGAGCTGGCAAAGACCCTTGGAACTTCCCCGAGGGCCATTGGAGGGGCGATGAAGAGGAACCCCTACCCCATAGTCGTTCCCTGTCACAGAGTCGTGGCCTGGGACGGACCCGGCTATTACACGCCAAAGCTCGAGTACAAGGCCTTCCTGCTGAAGCTTGAGGGGGTGGAAGAATGGACAAGCTCAAAGCGTACCTGA
- a CDS encoding carboxymuconolactone decarboxylase family protein, whose translation MDCEDVQVKLKEIGELLDKLGKEHPKEISAFSRFLREVVDNKALTTREKELIALALGIAQGCEWCIYLHTQKALEAGAKKEELIEAGLVAVLMAGGPALMHLIPLMKAIETFEKEHGTE comes from the coding sequence ATGGACTGTGAGGACGTCCAGGTTAAGTTGAAGGAAATAGGGGAGCTCCTTGACAAACTCGGTAAGGAGCACCCGAAAGAGATATCCGCCTTTTCTAGGTTCCTCCGAGAGGTTGTTGACAACAAGGCCCTCACAACGAGGGAGAAGGAGCTTATTGCCCTTGCCCTCGGTATAGCTCAGGGCTGTGAGTGGTGCATCTATCTCCACACCCAGAAGGCACTCGAAGCGGGCGCTAAGAAAGAAGAGCTCATCGAGGCCGGTCTCGTCGCGGTTCTCATGGCCGGCGGTCCAGCGCTTATGCACCTTATACCGCTCATGAAGGCCATAGAGACCTTTGAAAAAGAGCATGGAACGGAGTGA
- a CDS encoding tetratricopeptide repeat protein → MDKLKAYLIGFLIAVIVIAAGIVWYGGWKLLLQVVLALGFLSVTLMLLFFTALTFYAESWKYGGILAIFTVISSYGLYLSATWNRTDWQHLYPVGWIIVFFVAILAFGIWYISEPDLGLADRFRSAEKLERVGKYKAAARKYEKAGNYLKAAEMYERLGWMESAAWAYEKAKKYEKAAEIYEALYEKEKDTYYLKEAHEYWKKAGNMDRAAKALEKYAEEEPWFWEDVAKLYEELGNEEKAREAWEKALDYYTKEAQEEGVFWEDVGNIARKLGREELAREAYKKFLEYCLKEAEEDPMWWKHVAEAYEYLGEKEKAEEAKKRYEEYRTKIIKANEETSKFPEER, encoded by the coding sequence ATGGACAAGCTCAAAGCGTACCTGATAGGATTCTTAATTGCCGTCATAGTGATAGCCGCCGGCATAGTCTGGTACGGTGGCTGGAAGCTGCTACTCCAGGTGGTTTTAGCCCTTGGATTCCTCAGCGTCACGCTGATGCTGCTCTTCTTCACCGCGCTGACGTTCTACGCCGAGAGCTGGAAGTACGGAGGGATACTGGCGATTTTCACCGTCATCAGCAGCTATGGTCTCTACTTAAGTGCCACTTGGAATCGCACCGATTGGCAGCATCTTTACCCCGTTGGTTGGATAATAGTATTCTTCGTTGCAATTCTTGCCTTCGGCATATGGTACATCAGCGAGCCCGATCTGGGCCTGGCCGACCGCTTCCGCTCGGCCGAGAAGCTCGAGAGGGTGGGCAAGTACAAGGCAGCAGCCAGAAAGTACGAGAAGGCCGGCAACTATCTGAAGGCCGCCGAGATGTACGAGAGGCTCGGCTGGATGGAGAGCGCAGCCTGGGCCTACGAGAAGGCCAAGAAGTACGAGAAAGCGGCTGAGATATACGAAGCCCTCTATGAGAAGGAGAAGGACACCTACTACCTCAAGGAGGCCCACGAGTACTGGAAGAAGGCTGGGAACATGGACAGGGCAGCTAAGGCCCTTGAGAAGTACGCCGAGGAGGAGCCCTGGTTCTGGGAAGATGTCGCTAAGCTCTACGAGGAGCTGGGCAACGAGGAGAAAGCTAGGGAGGCATGGGAAAAGGCCCTGGATTACTACACCAAGGAAGCACAGGAGGAAGGCGTCTTCTGGGAGGACGTCGGAAACATAGCAAGAAAGCTCGGAAGGGAGGAACTCGCCAGGGAAGCCTACAAGAAGTTCCTCGAGTACTGCCTCAAGGAGGCCGAAGAAGACCCGATGTGGTGGAAGCACGTCGCTGAGGCCTATGAGTACCTCGGCGAGAAGGAGAAGGCCGAAGAGGCAAAGAAGAGGTACGAGGAGTACAGGACGAAGATAATAAAGGCGAACGAGGAGACATCGAAGTTCCCAGAGGAAAGGTGA
- the porA gene encoding 2-ketoisovalerate ferredoxin oxidoreductase subunit alpha, with protein sequence MEYKPIRKVVSGNYAAAYAAKHARVEVVAAYPITPQTSIIEKIAEFIANGEVENLQYVAVESEHSAMAACIGASAAGARAFTATSAQGLALMHEMLHWASGARLPIVMVDVNRAMAPPWSVWDDQTDSLAQRDTGWMQFYAENNQEVYDGVLMAFKVAETVNLPAMVVESAFILSHTYDIVEMIPQELVDEFLPPRKPLYTLTDFDNPVSVGALGTPADYYEFRYKIEKAMEKARKVIKEVGKEFGEMFGRDYSQMIELYRTDDADFVFMGMGSLMGTVKQAVDILREEGYKVGAAKVRWFRPFPKDELYELAKNVEGIAVLDRNFSFGQEGILFNEAKGVLYNTDARPIIKNYIVGLGGRDFTVSDVKKIAENMKAVIEKGELDVEVDWYHLKR encoded by the coding sequence ATGGAGTACAAGCCAATTAGAAAGGTTGTGAGCGGCAACTACGCGGCCGCTTACGCCGCCAAGCACGCCCGCGTTGAGGTTGTGGCTGCTTATCCAATCACCCCTCAGACGAGCATCATCGAGAAGATAGCGGAGTTCATAGCCAACGGTGAGGTTGAGAACCTTCAGTACGTGGCTGTTGAGAGTGAGCACTCTGCCATGGCCGCATGTATAGGAGCTTCAGCAGCTGGAGCGAGGGCCTTTACGGCAACCTCTGCCCAGGGTCTTGCTTTGATGCACGAGATGCTCCACTGGGCGAGCGGCGCGAGGTTGCCGATAGTTATGGTCGACGTCAACAGGGCTATGGCCCCGCCGTGGAGCGTCTGGGACGACCAGACCGACTCCCTAGCCCAGCGCGATACGGGCTGGATGCAGTTCTACGCCGAAAACAATCAGGAGGTTTATGACGGCGTTCTGATGGCCTTTAAGGTTGCTGAGACCGTCAATCTGCCAGCGATGGTCGTTGAGAGCGCATTCATCCTGAGTCATACCTACGACATCGTTGAAATGATCCCCCAAGAACTCGTCGATGAGTTCCTCCCGCCGAGGAAGCCGCTCTACACGCTCACCGACTTCGACAACCCAGTCTCTGTTGGAGCCCTCGGAACTCCCGCTGACTACTACGAGTTCCGTTACAAGATAGAAAAGGCCATGGAGAAGGCTAGAAAGGTCATCAAGGAAGTCGGCAAGGAGTTCGGCGAGATGTTTGGAAGGGACTACAGCCAGATGATAGAGCTCTACAGGACTGACGATGCTGACTTCGTCTTCATGGGCATGGGTTCACTTATGGGAACCGTTAAGCAGGCCGTTGACATTCTCCGTGAGGAGGGCTACAAGGTCGGAGCAGCCAAGGTCCGCTGGTTCAGGCCATTCCCGAAGGACGAGCTCTACGAACTGGCCAAGAATGTGGAGGGAATAGCCGTCCTCGACAGGAACTTCTCATTTGGCCAGGAGGGCATACTCTTCAACGAGGCCAAGGGTGTGCTCTACAACACCGACGCAAGACCGATCATAAAGAACTACATCGTCGGCCTTGGAGGCAGAGACTTCACTGTGAGCGATGTCAAGAAGATAGCAGAGAACATGAAGGCAGTCATCGAGAAAGGAGAACTAGATGTAGAGGTGGACTGGTACCACCTTAAGAGGTGA
- a CDS encoding inorganic phosphate transporter produces MDGLVIAAIAVAFYIAWNIGSNDSANAMGTAVGAGILSFRQATLTIAIFVLMGAYLKGYKVMKTVGKGIVPEGYLTMEMAVIALLAAGVWVTIATVKGLPVSTTQAIVGGVIGVGLAVDAPINWYTLVKIASAWVVSPILSGILAIILYKFYSKVISSIKSVSTIEALYKALAILGGSYMAFNFGTNEVANASGPLVGAGFVEPKIAGIFGAIALSIGALTFSYAVMHTVGKKITALGPISAFAAQFGSAIAVSLANIFGLPVSSSQSIVGGVIGVGLIAGEGVDKSVIKDIVFGWVATPLTAIFIALGIFKAFSLVGLV; encoded by the coding sequence ATGGACGGGCTAGTGATAGCAGCAATAGCAGTGGCATTCTACATAGCTTGGAACATAGGTTCGAACGACTCAGCCAACGCTATGGGGACGGCAGTAGGTGCAGGAATACTCAGCTTCCGGCAAGCAACCCTCACCATAGCGATATTCGTCCTGATGGGTGCCTATCTGAAGGGATACAAAGTTATGAAAACCGTCGGCAAGGGCATCGTCCCCGAAGGCTACCTCACGATGGAGATGGCGGTAATAGCACTTCTCGCCGCTGGTGTCTGGGTCACGATAGCCACCGTCAAGGGCCTTCCGGTTTCCACGACTCAGGCCATAGTTGGCGGTGTTATAGGAGTTGGTCTTGCTGTCGATGCTCCAATCAACTGGTATACGCTCGTTAAAATAGCATCTGCGTGGGTTGTCTCGCCCATACTGTCTGGGATTCTGGCGATAATCCTGTACAAGTTCTATTCCAAGGTTATTTCGAGCATAAAAAGCGTCTCTACGATTGAGGCCCTCTACAAGGCTCTCGCTATACTCGGCGGCTCGTACATGGCCTTTAACTTCGGCACCAACGAGGTCGCCAATGCATCTGGACCTCTGGTCGGTGCCGGCTTCGTGGAGCCGAAGATTGCCGGAATTTTTGGCGCGATAGCGCTCTCGATAGGCGCTCTAACTTTTAGCTACGCGGTGATGCACACTGTTGGAAAGAAGATAACCGCCCTCGGCCCGATCTCGGCCTTCGCAGCACAGTTCGGTTCGGCAATAGCTGTGAGCCTTGCCAATATCTTCGGTCTCCCGGTGAGCTCCAGCCAGTCCATAGTCGGTGGAGTCATAGGAGTCGGTCTCATCGCGGGAGAGGGCGTTGATAAGTCCGTCATAAAGGACATAGTCTTCGGCTGGGTAGCGACGCCGCTGACGGCGATATTCATTGCCCTTGGAATCTTCAAGGCTTTCTCATTGGTGGGGCTGGTTTAG
- a CDS encoding 3-methyl-2-oxobutanoate dehydrogenase subunit delta, giving the protein MNTLFGEKKEGATKIVLKSVDEYPEAPITLGTTLINFTGDWRTFIPVVDDNKCVKCYICWKFCPEPAIYIREDGYVGIDYDYCKGCGICANECPTKAITMEKEEK; this is encoded by the coding sequence TTGAACACGTTGTTTGGTGAAAAGAAAGAAGGGGCCACCAAAATCGTCCTCAAATCCGTGGACGAGTATCCAGAGGCCCCTATAACCCTGGGAACGACCCTCATCAACTTCACTGGTGACTGGAGGACGTTCATACCAGTCGTTGATGATAACAAGTGCGTCAAGTGTTACATCTGCTGGAAGTTCTGCCCCGAGCCAGCAATATACATCCGCGAGGACGGCTACGTCGGCATCGACTATGACTACTGTAAGGGCTGCGGTATCTGTGCGAACGAATGCCCAACCAAGGCCATAACGATGGAGAAAGAAGAGAAGTGA
- the hflX gene encoding GTPase HflX — protein MRAIGVIRKSRRERISREEFEELLRSAGYEVVAILEQNREEHPKYNIGKGKLEELKELVRELQPDKVIFANKLTPSQAYNLWKELRVEIIDKWQLVLEIFERRAHSKEAKLQVELASLQYEVPLVKEAIRRIKLGDRAGFKGMGEYQTQQYLKHIRYRMGKIRKELERVKADREVKRKRREEVGFILLALAGYTNAGKSTLLNTLAGEEIEARDQMFTTLDTTTRRFKLGGKRVLVTDTVGFIDGLPPFIVEAFHSTLEEIVKADIVLLVLDVSEPWPEIRRKFLASLNVLRELKALDKPMVVVLNKRDLTSEEDVKDKAERIIEIVEERGINVSRVVSISAKFGQLEELYGALEEVVLTLPKYGAFEITVREPEKVPQVMALINAIGEVLSVEYGEETKIEAYIQTGMIKELTRLGVEIKRLNQPHQ, from the coding sequence ATGAGAGCAATAGGGGTCATCAGAAAATCCAGGCGCGAGAGGATAAGCCGGGAAGAGTTCGAGGAGCTGTTAAGGAGTGCCGGCTACGAGGTAGTGGCGATTCTCGAACAGAACCGTGAAGAGCATCCTAAGTACAACATCGGAAAGGGAAAGCTAGAGGAGCTCAAAGAGCTCGTAAGGGAGCTTCAGCCGGATAAGGTCATCTTCGCCAACAAGCTCACGCCAAGCCAGGCCTACAACCTTTGGAAGGAGCTGAGGGTGGAAATAATAGACAAGTGGCAGCTGGTTCTTGAAATATTCGAGAGGCGCGCGCATTCAAAAGAGGCAAAGCTCCAGGTGGAGCTAGCGAGCCTGCAGTACGAGGTTCCCCTCGTGAAGGAGGCCATCAGGAGAATAAAGCTCGGCGATAGGGCAGGATTCAAGGGAATGGGTGAGTATCAGACCCAGCAGTACCTTAAGCACATCCGCTACCGCATGGGTAAGATAAGGAAGGAGCTGGAAAGGGTAAAGGCAGACCGAGAGGTTAAAAGGAAGCGCAGGGAAGAGGTTGGCTTCATCCTGCTCGCCTTAGCGGGCTACACGAACGCCGGAAAGTCAACACTCCTCAACACCCTCGCGGGGGAGGAGATAGAGGCGAGAGACCAGATGTTCACCACCCTGGACACGACGACGAGGCGCTTCAAGCTCGGCGGTAAGAGGGTTCTCGTCACCGACACGGTCGGCTTCATTGACGGCCTCCCGCCGTTTATCGTTGAAGCCTTCCACTCCACGCTGGAGGAGATAGTTAAGGCCGATATAGTCCTGCTCGTTCTCGATGTGAGCGAGCCCTGGCCAGAAATACGGAGGAAGTTCCTAGCATCGCTCAACGTCTTGAGGGAGCTTAAGGCCCTGGATAAGCCCATGGTAGTCGTCCTCAACAAGAGGGACCTGACGAGCGAGGAGGACGTTAAAGATAAGGCTGAGAGGATAATAGAGATAGTCGAGGAGAGGGGGATAAACGTCTCCCGTGTCGTTTCCATCTCGGCCAAGTTCGGTCAGTTGGAGGAGCTTTATGGGGCGCTGGAAGAGGTGGTACTAACCCTGCCCAAGTACGGGGCCTTTGAGATAACCGTGAGGGAGCCTGAGAAAGTTCCTCAGGTCATGGCTCTGATAAATGCTATTGGTGAGGTTTTGTCCGTTGAGTACGGTGAGGAGACGAAAATAGAAGCCTACATCCAGACGGGAATGATAAAGGAGCTGACGAGGCTGGGGGTCGAGATAAAGCGGCTAAACCAGCCCCACCAATGA
- a CDS encoding CBS domain-containing protein codes for MSRDRPPKERPKLNILKLSKMPIRLVMEKNFLRLSPDDKIEKLIKELEHQTCAVVTDDDGKLLGLISIDEIINLVIPPSDYILVGLDAIKEAHFDWDRPVSDIMNPRPIILSPNDSLGYALEMMLETGIKQFPVVDKKKTVLGTFSAQSIVRILRVFVR; via the coding sequence TTGTCAAGAGATAGACCCCCAAAGGAGAGGCCAAAGCTTAATATCCTCAAGCTGTCAAAGATGCCCATAAGGCTCGTGATGGAGAAAAACTTCCTCAGGCTCTCTCCCGATGATAAAATAGAGAAGCTCATAAAGGAGCTCGAGCATCAAACCTGCGCTGTCGTCACTGATGACGATGGAAAGCTTCTTGGATTAATTTCGATCGACGAGATAATAAACCTCGTAATCCCTCCTTCTGACTACATCCTCGTAGGACTTGACGCGATTAAGGAGGCACATTTCGACTGGGATAGACCCGTAAGTGACATAATGAACCCCCGACCAATAATCCTCAGTCCGAACGACAGTCTCGGCTATGCCCTCGAAATGATGCTTGAAACCGGTATCAAGCAGTTTCCAGTTGTTGATAAGAAAAAGACCGTCCTAGGAACGTTTTCCGCCCAAAGTATTGTGAGGATTCTCAGGGTATTTGTCAGGTGA